DNA sequence from the Cataglyphis hispanica isolate Lineage 1 chromosome 12, ULB_Chis1_1.0, whole genome shotgun sequence genome:
ATATTAGCATGTATGAAgtcatttttagaataaatgaCATTTCACATCTCTAATATTACGATATACAAATTCTAATGTACAATTATTTGCGcagaatacaaatatttttatttactataaatatatttataatagaagagATTAAGCGAAAATATCACGCATGCACaagcaagaaaatatatatttttcaagcttATCATTTATCTATCCACACTCATCACCCGCTCGTTCCTTTCTTCTAAGTTATAACTAACTAGAACTCTCAAAAAGAGATTTCatgaaatatctaatttaatatagctTCTGCGTATCTTGTATCAATTAGACGCAACGAGATGATTCCAGCAGATTTGCTTGCGAATACGATCTCATTCATAAAACGGTCAATAATCGATACTTCACGTTTTGCTTTGCAGACAAACGACGAAGTCCTGCGTCAATGGCTGAAAGAGGAgcaagaaaaggaagagaaggagatGAATGAGCGGCAGTGATGTTGCAAGGACAAATATAgcgcatttttttcataaggaCTTCTGTATATCCTCCTGTTCCCGCCTTCGTCTCGTTACGACGACCGcattacgcaaaaaaaaaaagaaatatatatatatatatatatattatatatataccaaaATAATCATCTTGCCATCGAGTGTTGTAAATATGTGTACTTACAGTGTCTAGCGTTCGCAGTGCGTGTACATAATTAGAGCTTGCTGCGAATCTAACGTATCCCGACAAGACTATTCGTACCGTCATCGTCGGTTCATACAGTTTATCTAGAAACGTCACACACAAGTATACGGCGATCGATCCGCGCTATCGATATTTCCGGTTTCGAGTGCGGAGCTCGCTCTCCCCGCGTGAGAAGACGGGAAAAAATTCGATCCCGGTACGGAGAGATATTGGAGAGTAAGCGGACAAAGTAATCCTGGAAAATTAAAGTGAAGTGCGCGAAGGATGTTTCATGGTGATGGTGCGATGGTACGGGAGAAAACGCATTCGCTTATCGAGTACTCGATGTCTCCATGCGAACGAAATGAATTTGCGGCAGCGGGCCGAAGGATATTCATCGCGGATTTGAACGAGCGATTTGATGAGATACAGAGAGGAAGGGGAAAAAATAGCGCCGAGGAATTAGCTTCTAGTCGCGGCCTGAAATGCGTTtcgagatttcttttttcacaatttttttctatggaAATTTCTCTTGTATCTTATCGACTTgtttatgacatatatatgtacagatatctttgatattttttaaaaatatttatacatcttcAACATTCTCGCGCTTGTGATCAGGCTGCCTCTTAGCTAATCTTTAGCGAAAAGATGTACGCTAATCCGTACCtgtgaaaaataaacgatCTTCGCCGTAACAGAACCGTAGACTCGCGAAGAGAGAGACACTTTTTGATACGACTAGTTGATTAGCGGCGCGCCATCCCGCGTTACTCCCGTCTAGATTATATAAACTCGTACTACGCTAGAAAGTTGTGTAACgcaaggaaagaaaaatacgactgtatacatttttttcgccGATACTTGCGAggtatcgtaaaataaatcgGTAAGTGTAGATATATCTTTCTCGATGTCAGAAATATCAGACCGCCGTGTCAAGCACTGTTTTTTCCTTTTGTCAGACGTTTGTAGTCCATTCCCGACACgcaaatattttccgtacGTCAAAAcgatgtaaaaaagataaagaaagaaaaaaaaacgagaaagataaaagaggTAGGGCCGAGATGTAGTCTGTTGTAATATCGACAGTTCGACAGACGTGTGCAGTGTGCAGAGCGTCGACTTATCTTCGGAACATTGATCTTCCGTTCAAACAGCGTGAAATACAAACGTTATTCGCATTTTCTTCtgaagaaatgtatatttagtTTATACGAGTACTGATTGTACCGTCTATTAACTTTCTCAGAATCGGCagatttttccttttaatagTATCTTCTTTAACTATAGTTAATCTTgtgttttatcaaaattcagTTTTCCAGAACCTTTCCTTTAGATATAAATGACACAGATAGTTTTCCCAGAAACGGCTCTGATAAGATTTAACTTTGATTAGATGTAGAAGTAATCTAAGACATTCTTATCGTagcgatttttattatcatttaccATTTTGCTGTCATAATTTAAGCAGTTTGTATTTCTTGAAATACGATTGCACCTTGTCCTTGGGATAGGGCTTCGTTACCAAACACGTCGCGACGTTCTCCGGCTGTTCTATCCACAGCTTGTGCTGAATATCGTCCCCCTTCAATTTCGAACACAGCGTCTGCAGATCGGCTTCGTCGGCGGCCTGTTTATATTCACATTCGTGATTCACGTTGTCGTACTCTTTTACTGCGTCATTTTCTTAAGAACGATTTATTTCGACACATCTAAAAGCGCGAGATCGCATCTTATAGcgattaaaatactttaaaggAACGATTAGATGATGATggtttagaataattttctttgcatGCATTATGTTACGCATCGCGTTGGACGGATCTCGATTAACGGCCGGAGCTCGCGATGTTTCCCATCATACTTACTTCGAGAACGACTTTGTGCATATTGTCTAAATCGGCGAGATAGGCCTGCGTGTGAGCGTCATTGTAAAAGAGATGTGTAACGGCGGTGCACGCGTGACACGCTTGGGCAATCACAGCACCCAATGGCCACTTCATCGTCTTTGAAAGATCTCCCCGCACCACCACGTACTGAACTATCCCAGACATTCTGAGAAAGATCGTTTACCTAGAATcgtttaaaatagaattcgTGAAAAACGGATGGAAATGAGGAAGGAAAAAGGGAGGATACCGGGATCTTCCATCCCGTTTTGACGAGATCGCTCCATTTGTCTAATGCTTAAGATGGCCCATACAGGTTTCGATTAATTAGTAAGTGccaaaaagtataatattcgTACAGATAAGGATATACCGTACACACACGCGGATACTTCCgcgtattatttatgtatatcaaaattttatgtattattattgccCGCAGATCGCGCATAGAAACGCGTTCGCTATAAGCGTTCCTTCGATGTTGCGGCATACGCaagatgtattatttatacaaattgttgttattaaagataaataacgcAGAAATAATTAGCATATACGACATATTATGGTTTACGAGAAACGACGTCTTTATTCATTTCCAATCCCCAAGAGTCGCATTTATTCGttcgcgaatttatttttattatttttttatgtaaagtaataattatggtgtgcgttattgaaatatattaataagaacgcgaaaaaagaacaaatgttttgacattttaacACTTGTCAATATTGTGACAAgtgttatattgtttattatatatatatatatataaaatgtaaagtataaaaatttaagtactatttatctaaaatagattaaataaattctcagTGACAAGCTTACCTTTTCTCGTTTAGTGATAACTTTTTAACTAATGATGACTCCAAATAGTCACGATCGCCGAGAGGTTAACTTTCGTTTCtaaaacagataaatataatattcaacttTACAATTATGAAATTTCTGACGGATGACAGGATAAATAAACTGTAATATAACCtgagatgtatatataatttactgtatttaattaaatgcaaagtaaaaatttattcgcgcaGATCACAACACTTTCGTCTGCCCGGTGCGTAAACATCAGAGTGGCCGCtctttagaaaataatgtttccCTAGATCCTAGGAAATTTAGGGTATTCATCATTCTTAATGGGgtattcatcatttttatatttctaccaATGCAGGAAACAGTCGTTTTCACATTTCCCTAGAAATCCAGCTGACATAACGCTGATTGGCAGTCGCTAGATGACGCGACGATCCAGATGCCGCTCGACTTCGTCAGCTTCGTCttccgttatatatatatatagcggtCGATATCAAAAGATCTCGCCACGAGAACCGGTCGCCGGTTGGTTCCCGTTGCTTTGCCAGTAATTCAGTCATTGTCGCGTCTCTCGCCCACGGTGGATCACGATCTTTTACGAGGAAGCTAACCGAGGTAATTCTTATTCGTTCGTTTGTCAAACATCCgctattattcaataatttaacgaTCGAAATTATTGCTTTCGCACGAACAAATGGCGCGCCGGAAAGATCGCTCTGCTCTAATTGTGCGTTTTTTGCTCTCCCAAACTGGCGGCGCGACTTTATCAGACGACGCCCCGACGACGAAATTACACGCGATATATTACAAGTGGCAATATGACAAGAAGGtccgtaaaaataattatataattcggaAGTTTCGCTTTTGTGCGAACAGCATAATATTTCGCGATTCCCTTTGCTCTATTTCGCAAGAATGGAGGTCGAcctaagagagagagagagagagagagagagagagaaacacagAAAATTCGAGAACGTACGGCGTGAATCGCGTATTATACGATGATTTAACGAACTTCAAATCGTGCGGGTCATACTAATCGTCGCGTGATTACATTTTCTCAGCAATACTCACGGAAATAATAACGAAGAGAATAGCAATATTTCTGTGACGAAATTTAGATAGTGACCAAAAAAatgcacaaataaatttatttatctatttaaaataattgtatattttatttatatttgaaatgagAACTGGAAGgaagtataattgtaatatcatTTACAAAGCCTAACTTGTTAACATTtagcatacattttatatttaattcaatcattttatatatatatatatatatatatatatatatatatatatatatataaattatttttgacagaaTCTCTCTTCTGAAAATCTTTActaatatatgttttgtattaaatattatatttatttaaaaaaatcttttttgacaGGATctcttttctgaaaattttcattaatatatgttttctattaaatattattacatttacacgaaataattgtagaaagataataaataactgtagaaagagagatatatacacaaaagTTATTTCAAACTTTGTTGGGATGAAGTTCCGTGTTCGACTGTCATTGCGTGAATCAACGCAATACGATGAACGATGATGTTGGCTCGTTTAGTACACAGAAATTTATTAGTCGGTTACACACATCGCATATGTATCTATGTAATCTCCACAGTAATCTCCATGAGTTTAAGTCGAACAATTACCGGACAATAATTACGAGCATACTAACCGCATCTTGTTTTTGCTTgttattctttgaaaatatccATGTCTTATGTCATCGTTTGATTGAACTGAAATCTAATAAGAGTCctaagaagaatataaaaacataaatcatCTATCGGAAACACATACAGAATTTGAAAGGCGATAGTCCATGTTTTTTGTACTAAATATGATTAGTTACATGATATTCatccaaatattaataaaagttaaacgcatgttctttttttttttaagtgaaaaagaaagaatgtaaGAACACTTGTTTTGCAGTTAGTTAAGTGCAGTTATTACGAGCTTGGGATGGTATATAACAAAGGAAACGCTTCGGTTAAACGCGAGGTCGTTCGCGAGATTATTCCTATGAGACGACTCAGTACAGGCAAAGGTTTTCATCATACAAGATTTCTTTGTATCTAATGCTCTCCTTTTACTAAGATCTTTTTTGCACTCGGAACACCTTTCGCCTTTTATAGTTCTTTTGACCGTTATGTAATCTGAAGTCCCACCTGGTCTTCTGGTCCAATTGATTCCCTTGCTTTTCTTTATTCATCCGACTGATTCTCCCGTGAGAAAAATCGAATTCAAAATgctatttaatgttatttaaatattcttgaaatttaaattaccaagccttaatttttgttattaatcacgtgaaatagaatgaaaattttaattaaaatggcgcattaaatatattgctgaTTTTGAGTGTATTGATATTTGAAATactatagaataaaaatgtgttcaTAATTCCTAAAGTCCTCTTAAGAGAGATTTAGATATAATTGTCTCTTTatcgaaattgatttttacaaattttgaatttgataACACTAATCCTTGTAggtcacacatttttttattccgccACAATATCTTATCGCAATTTTAGTTGTTCCAAAGCGCttgaaaaaatctaaaaatatttatatttacatttttttttaatatctcgaaaaaatgACTATATAcaacaaaagttaaaaaataaattttaaacattttttattaagtaaggcctcaatatattttattgttaaaatattattagatttaaaatgaTACGTGACTTTTAAGAGTTAACttcaaatataagtatataattctttcagTCATTTCTGTGCATGACTAAATTATTTCGctcgaattattatttaaattttattcgtccCGTGTCacaatcgatatttattgACTTATCATCAATGAAGATAACGGCAAGCATGTTGATGTGTGCGAATTCAATAATGTGTGGTAAATACTGACATACCAAACACGCAGGGAGACCTTTACATAAGTTATcgctgaataaatatttagtttaaacGGCTCTTGGTCGAATGCTTATTGTATGCGAACCTACTTGTCCTAAGTGCTCATTTAACACTGCCGATTACGAATTGTCTGACCGTTAAATGTTTTCCATTGATAAGGAGAACATAATATTTCCGCTGTTTTCGCAGAAAAACTTATCTTACAGAAACctgcaaatatttcatattcaatATCGCTTGGCAGAAACAGATTACAAAGACGTTAttcatattcaaattttatgtatagcTCCGTAATACCATTGGATTTACATTATTGCGTGAAAACACATGCGCAAATATACGGATTCGTCgtgaaatttatacattttatttaataatttatttccaattaattaaataatttttggatatacagatatattataattgagtcttatttatactataaaatttatatatctgtaagatttatctgtatttttcttattatagtAATCTAAACAGCAGCCATGCCTCAGATACAGAAACCAGCACCTGCTTTCTCCAGTACCGCTGTTATAAAAGGACAATTCAAGGATATTAAACTTTCTGACTACAAGGGCAAATATGTTGTTTTCTTCTTCTATCCCTTAGATttgtaagtattatatattatgattatatttttataaatgcaaaagaattaaataatttttggctTCTGTACAAAAAGttctattgtatttattgtgttatttaatgcaggtatatttaattcttagtTGAAACACATTGTGtatgaaaacaaaaagatatatcgTGCATTCTAaaagatttatgtttttaaaaaatagatatacatatatatatatatatatattttaaaactgtattctattataacatcaaaaacatttaaaaaattagtatgccatatatttattccaattattctaattagctgatatagaaatttttaataaagaaataccATTTGTGAATTCTAAAAGATTTACAAGAAATAAGATCTTAAAAGCACGCATTGTTAACTTatcttaaagattttataagagaTAGTCAGTTACACAATACATTTAGTTACACAATATAGATTGACTATCGCAATTTATAAATGGTATAATCATTTGATCACAGCACTTTCGTATGCCCGACCGAGATTATTGCTTTCTCCGACCGCGTGAAAGAATTTCACGACATCAACTGTGAGGTGATCGCCGCATCCACCGATTCTCACTTTAGCCATCTCGCATGGGTGAATACGCCACGCAAACAGGGTGGTCTCGGCGAAATGAACATTCCTCTGTTGGCGGACAAGAGTTGCAAGATTTCCCGCGATTACGGCGT
Encoded proteins:
- the LOC126853739 gene encoding putative peptidyl-tRNA hydrolase PTRHD1; the encoded protein is MSGIVQYVVVRGDLSKTMKWPLGAVIAQACHACTAVTHLFYNDAHTQAYLADLDNMHKVVLEAADEADLQTLCSKLKGDDIQHKLWIEQPENVATCLVTKPYPKDKVQSYFKKYKLLKL
- the LOC126853730 gene encoding peroxiredoxin 1, whose product is MPQIQKPAPAFSSTAVIKGQFKDIKLSDYKGKYVVFFFYPLDFTFVCPTEIIAFSDRVKEFHDINCEVIAASTDSHFSHLAWVNTPRKQGGLGEMNIPLLADKSCKISRDYGVLDENTGIPFRGLFIIDDKQNLRQITINDLPVGRSVDETLRLVQAFQHTDKHGEVCPAGWKPGKKAMKPDVVASKEYFKDQ